A portion of the Candidatus Thiopontia autotrophica genome contains these proteins:
- the rpmG gene encoding 50S ribosomal protein L33, whose product MRDKIKLVSSAGTGFYYTTTKNKRTMPEKMEIKKYDPRVRKHVIFKEAKIK is encoded by the coding sequence ATGCGTGACAAGATCAAACTCGTATCAAGTGCCGGAACAGGCTTCTACTACACCACAACCAAGAACAAGCGCACCATGCCCGAGAAGATGGAGATCAAAAAATATGATCCCCGTGTACGCAAGCATGTGATCTTCAAAGAGGCTAAAATCAAGTAA
- the rpmB gene encoding 50S ribosomal protein L28, producing the protein MSRVCQVTGKRPVAGNNVSHAHNKTRRRFLPNLHTHRFWVESENRWVKLRLSSKGMRIIDKNGIDSVLSDIRARGEKV; encoded by the coding sequence ATGTCCAGAGTATGTCAGGTGACCGGTAAACGCCCTGTTGCGGGTAACAATGTGTCCCACGCACATAACAAGACGCGTCGTCGTTTTCTTCCTAATCTTCATACCCACCGTTTCTGGGTAGAGAGTGAGAATCGTTGGGTAAAACTGCGCCTCTCCAGCAAGGGAATGCGTATTATCGACAAGAATGGAATCGATTCCGTACTGTCTGATATCCGCGCCCGTGGCGAAAAGGTTTAA